In a genomic window of Oreochromis aureus strain Israel breed Guangdong linkage group 13, ZZ_aureus, whole genome shotgun sequence:
- the znf503 gene encoding zinc finger protein 503, whose translation MITSPSASALKNSDICVAWESSSSRNSGSANVNKPFLHSAPPSDPLRQANRLPIKVLKMLTARSGHILHPEYLQPLPSTPVSPIELDAKKSPLALLAQTCSQIGKPDPPPSSKLSSVTPNGSSEKESKSGPLKLSDIGVDDKSSFKPYSKPSDKKDSSSGVSGGEKSGFRVPSATCQPFTPRTGSPSSSTSASPMPSDGKCGERDEKKESDCNKNGSMDGSGTTSHSRISVSCGGINVEVNQHQETTPGSKTTSSSESSSVTSVSSASVLGSGLVAPVSPYKPGQTVFPLPPAGMTYPGSLAGAYAGYPQHFLPHGGSLVNAQLASSLGCSKAGSSPLAGASPPSIMSASLCRDPYCLSYHCASHLAGAASASCTHDSAAAAAANALKSSYPLMYPSHPIHGVHSSAPSFSGHPLYPYGFMLPNDPLPHVCNWVSANGPCDKRFSTSEELLNHLRTHTAFTGAEKLISGYPGSSSLASAAAAAMACHMHMPPSGAPGSPGTLALRSPHHALGLSSRYHPYSKSPLPTPGAPVPVPAATGPYYSPYALYGQRLTTASALGYQ comes from the exons ATGATCACATCGCCCTCGGCGTCTGCCTTAAAAAATAGTGATATTTGTGTAGCGTGGGAAAGCAGCAGTTCTCGGAATAGCGGCTCAGCGAACGTCAACAAGCCTTTTCTCCACTCCGCACCTCCGTCTGATCCACTACGGCAAGCGAACCGACTTCCCATCAAGGTTTTGAAAATGCTTACCGCACGGTCGGGACACATTTTGCACCCGGAGTATCTGCAGCCTTTGCCTTCGACCCCTGTCAGTCCTATAGAG CTAGATGCCAAGAAAAGTCCGCTGGCTCTGCTGGCGCAGACCTGCTCTCAGATCGGCAAACCGGACCCGCCACCCTCCTCCAAATTATCCTCCGTAACCCCAAATGGATCTAGTGAGAAGGAATCTAAATCGGGCCCTTTGAAACTGAGTGACATTGGTGTGGATGACAAATCTAGCTTCAAACCTTATTCTAAACCTTCAGATAAGAAGGACTCGTCTTCGGGCGTTTCAGGCGGAGAGAAGTCTGGTTTCCGAGTGCCGAGCGCCACCTGCCAGCCGTTTACACCGCGGACAGGCAGCCCCAGCTCCAGCACTTCAGCCTCCCCTATGCCATCGGACGGGAAATGTGGGGAAAGGGATGAAAAGAAAGAGTCTGATTGTAATAAAAATGGCTCTATGGACGGCTCTGGCACCACTAGCCACAGCAGGATAAGCGTGAGTTGTGGTGGAATTAACGTGGAGGTGAACCAACACCAGGAGACGACGCCTGGCAGTAAAACCACCTCCTCCTCGGAGTCCTCATCTGTTACTTCTGTATCCTCCGCATCCGTTCTCGGGTCAGGACTTGTGGCGCCGGTTTCTCCTTACAAACCGGGACAGACAGTTTTTCCTTTGCCTCCTGCTGGTATGACATACCCAGGTAGCTTGGCTGGGGCCTATGCTGGCTACCCTCAGCACTTCCTGCCCCACGGAGGGAGCTTGGTAAACGCACAGCTGGCCAGTTCACTGGGCTGCAGTAAGGCTGGATCCAGCCCCTTGGCTGGGGCTTCTCCACCGTCCATCATGTCAGCCAGCCTGTGCAGAGACCCTTACTGCCTCAGTTACCACTGTGCCAGTCATTTAGCGGGCGCTGCCAGCGCTTCCTGCACGCACgactctgcagctgcagctgccgCGAACGCCCTCAAGTCCAGCTACCCACTAATGTACCCGTCACACCCCATACACGGCGTTCATTCCTCAGCGCCATCATTTAGCGGACACCCTCTGTACCCATACGGTTTCATGCTTCCCAACGACCCTCTCCCCCACGTTTGTAATTGGGTGTCGGCAAATGGACCGTGCGACAAGCGTTTCTCCACCTCGGAAGAGCTCCTGAATCACCTGAGGACACACACTGCTTTTACTGGGGCTGAAAAGTTGATATCCGGTTATCCCGGGTCGTCTTCGCTGGCcagtgctgcagcagcagccatgGCCTGCCATATGCACATGCCACCGTCAGGAGCCCCCGGGAGTCCCGGGACTTTGGCTTTAAGGAGCCCGCATCATGCGTTAGGACTCAGCAGCCGCTATCATCCGTACTCCAAAAGCCCCCTGCCAACCCCCGGTGCCCCTGTTCCTGTCCCCGCAGCCACCGGCCCTTACTACTCCCCCTATGCACTGTACGGCCAGAGACTCACCACAGCATCAGCGCTTGGATATCAGTGA